One Dysosmobacter welbionis DNA segment encodes these proteins:
- the udk gene encoding uridine kinase, with protein MNTILIGIAGGTGSGKTTLTRHLKEHFGKDVTVIGHDSYYKRQVGRTYEERAKVNYDHPNAFDTDLLIRHLQELKAGRSIQCPVYSFVEHNRTDQTVEIQPAKVIIVEGILIFQNPTLRDMFDIKIFVETDADERILRRALRDVEERGRTLQSVVSQYLTTVKPMHEQYVEPSRKYADIVVLEGGHNLVALDMIMQRIQHHIDGK; from the coding sequence ATGAACACCATCCTGATCGGGATTGCGGGAGGCACCGGCTCCGGAAAGACCACTCTGACCCGGCATTTGAAGGAACACTTCGGCAAAGACGTGACCGTCATCGGCCATGACAGCTATTACAAGCGCCAGGTGGGCAGGACCTATGAGGAGCGGGCCAAGGTGAACTATGACCACCCCAACGCCTTTGACACGGACCTGCTGATCCGCCACCTGCAGGAGCTGAAGGCCGGACGCTCCATCCAGTGCCCCGTCTACTCCTTTGTGGAGCACAACCGCACCGACCAAACCGTGGAGATCCAGCCCGCCAAGGTCATCATTGTGGAGGGCATTCTGATCTTCCAGAACCCCACTCTGCGGGATATGTTCGACATCAAGATCTTTGTGGAGACGGACGCGGACGAGCGGATCCTCCGCCGGGCCCTGCGGGATGTGGAGGAGCGGGGCCGGACGCTCCAGTCCGTGGTCTCCCAGTATCTCACCACTGTGAAGCCCATGCATGAGCAGTATGTGGAGCCCTCCCGGAAGTACGCGGACATCGTGGTGCTGGAGGGCGGCCACAACCTGGTGGCCCTGGACATGATCATGCAGCGGATCCAGCACCACATCGATGGGAAGTGA
- a CDS encoding YbaK/EbsC family protein, with protein MRIDRQDLYALLRARNIPYEETAHPAVWSMEELHALCLPGEERILKNLFLQDDKKRRYYLVAIDGGRTADLKALRRTLDSRPLRFADAADLERLLGLLPGQVTPLGALRAPAGTVTVVLDASLRGRTVGVHPLENTATTFLNLDDLAALLEDHGVPVIWCPL; from the coding sequence ATGAGGATAGACCGCCAGGACCTGTATGCCCTGTTGCGGGCGCGGAATATCCCCTATGAGGAGACGGCGCACCCGGCGGTATGGAGCATGGAGGAGCTCCACGCACTCTGTCTGCCGGGGGAGGAGCGGATCTTGAAAAACCTCTTCCTGCAGGACGACAAGAAGCGGCGGTACTATCTGGTGGCCATAGACGGCGGCCGGACGGCAGACCTGAAGGCCCTGCGCCGGACACTGGACAGCCGTCCTCTGAGATTTGCGGACGCCGCAGACCTGGAGCGGCTTCTGGGCCTGCTGCCGGGACAGGTGACGCCGCTGGGGGCCCTCCGGGCGCCTGCCGGCACGGTCACCGTGGTGTTGGATGCGTCTTTGCGGGGCCGGACCGTGGGCGTCCATCCGCTGGAGAACACCGCTACCACGTTTTTGAATCTGGACGATCTGGCCGCGCTGCTGGAGGACCATGGTGTACCGGTGATCTGGTGTCCGCTGTAA
- a CDS encoding chromate transporter, with protein MIYLRLFWEFFKTGLFAIGGGMATLPFLHDIGEATGWFTQAQLMNMLAVSESTPGPIGINMATYVGFTVAGVPGAVIATLGEVTPSIIVILIIAALLRNFRENRYVDRAFYGLRPASTGLIGAACVSVVLEVLTNIVVASPETGLFNQFQLGDGGLAGLISWPGLILAAVLLALTNWVKPTKNLHPIVFIAASAVVGVVFRFAGV; from the coding sequence ATGATCTATCTGCGCCTGTTCTGGGAGTTTTTCAAGACCGGACTCTTTGCCATCGGCGGCGGTATGGCCACGCTGCCCTTCCTCCACGACATCGGGGAGGCCACCGGCTGGTTCACCCAGGCCCAGCTCATGAACATGCTGGCGGTGTCCGAGTCCACCCCCGGCCCCATCGGCATCAACATGGCCACCTATGTGGGCTTCACCGTTGCCGGTGTCCCCGGCGCGGTGATCGCCACATTGGGAGAGGTGACGCCCTCCATCATCGTGATCCTGATTATTGCCGCCCTGCTGCGGAACTTCCGGGAGAACCGATATGTGGACCGGGCCTTCTACGGACTGCGGCCTGCCTCTACGGGCCTGATCGGCGCGGCCTGCGTGTCCGTGGTACTTGAGGTGCTCACCAACATCGTGGTGGCGTCGCCGGAGACGGGGCTGTTCAACCAGTTCCAGCTGGGGGACGGCGGCCTGGCGGGCCTCATCAGCTGGCCGGGCCTGATCCTGGCGGCGGTGCTGCTGGCACTGACCAATTGGGTGAAACCCACGAAGAATCTCCATCCCATCGTGTTCATCGCCGCCTCTGCCGTGGTGGGCGTGGTGTTCCGCTTCGCGGGGGTATGA
- a CDS encoding SH3 domain-containing protein has product MSVGDEPIPLTVSGGSGTYTWSSSDDGIASVDSTGRVTAISSGQATLTVTDGSGKGTCLVRVRGGSTGTSTSASGGSTASGSTLTAGTAVVVNAGNGVRVRAQANTSSEILATLSNGDSVRVVQSAGNGWYQISFVASGGVTTTGYMMGEYLSNS; this is encoded by the coding sequence ATGTCCGTGGGAGATGAGCCCATTCCCCTGACTGTCTCCGGCGGCAGCGGCACTTATACCTGGAGCAGCAGCGATGACGGCATTGCCTCCGTGGATTCCACCGGCCGGGTGACGGCCATCTCCTCCGGACAGGCCACCCTGACGGTGACGGACGGCTCCGGCAAGGGCACCTGCCTGGTGCGGGTCCGGGGCGGCAGCACCGGCACATCTACGTCTGCCAGCGGCGGCAGCACCGCGTCCGGCAGCACGCTGACAGCGGGGACCGCGGTGGTGGTCAACGCCGGGAACGGCGTGCGGGTCCGCGCGCAGGCCAACACCAGCAGTGAGATTCTGGCGACCCTCTCCAACGGCGACTCCGTCCGGGTGGTGCAGAGCGCCGGGAACGGCTGGTATCAGATCAGCTTTGTGGCCTCCGGCGGCGTAACCACCACCGGCTATATGATGGGCGAGTATTTGTCCAATTCCTGA
- a CDS encoding chromate transporter, with amino-acid sequence MKELWTLFWTFAKMGVMTFGGGMAMLPILQREVVENKHWATEEELTDYYAIGQCTPGIIAVNTATFIGQKYKGIAGGIVATLGVVFPSLVIISILAGLINNFADLAWVQNAFAGIQVCVCVLIFNATVKLLKKSVVDKPTAAIFLAVLVGSAVMDVSPVWFILAAAVLGILLKNWEVKGA; translated from the coding sequence TTGAAAGAGCTTTGGACATTGTTTTGGACCTTCGCGAAGATGGGGGTCATGACCTTCGGCGGCGGCATGGCGATGCTGCCGATTCTCCAGCGGGAAGTGGTGGAGAACAAGCACTGGGCCACAGAGGAGGAACTGACGGACTACTATGCCATCGGGCAGTGCACGCCGGGGATCATCGCTGTCAACACGGCCACGTTCATCGGCCAGAAATACAAGGGCATCGCCGGGGGCATTGTGGCCACCCTGGGGGTGGTGTTCCCGTCTCTGGTCATTATCTCCATCCTGGCGGGGCTCATCAACAACTTCGCGGACCTGGCCTGGGTCCAGAACGCCTTTGCGGGCATTCAGGTGTGCGTGTGCGTCCTGATTTTCAACGCCACGGTGAAGCTGCTGAAGAAGTCCGTGGTGGATAAGCCCACGGCAGCGATTTTCCTGGCAGTGCTGGTGGGCAGCGCGGTGATGGATGTGTCCCCGGTGTGGTTCATCCTCGCGGCCGCAGTGCTGGGTATCCTGCTGAAGAACTGGGAGGTGAAGGGGGCATGA
- a CDS encoding SpoIIIAH-like family protein yields MAMKRCPICGEKYSDTYKSCPFCEEEEALQSGAQIRRTAPGRGGKRTAARGRQPNLLSPILIVLIVIMAALLVYLLFGDRIAQRLSGGEETQDTSTEDVTPQPPDPDTADPEGGDGVTMPESGGTGEMEDPNDGGTTTPAQTDPSTLPETLTIAYLGSPGRSSPCPWEMSPFP; encoded by the coding sequence ATGGCCATGAAACGCTGCCCCATCTGCGGGGAAAAGTATTCCGATACATACAAGAGCTGCCCCTTCTGCGAGGAGGAAGAGGCGCTGCAGAGCGGTGCACAGATCCGCAGGACCGCCCCCGGACGGGGCGGCAAACGGACGGCCGCCCGCGGCCGCCAGCCCAATCTGCTGAGTCCCATTCTGATTGTGCTGATCGTCATTATGGCGGCGCTGCTGGTCTACCTGCTCTTCGGCGACCGGATCGCCCAGCGCCTCTCCGGCGGAGAGGAGACCCAGGACACTTCCACAGAGGATGTGACGCCCCAGCCGCCGGACCCTGATACGGCGGACCCGGAGGGGGGAGACGGCGTGACCATGCCGGAGAGCGGCGGCACCGGCGAGATGGAAGACCCGAATGACGGCGGCACCACCACACCCGCCCAGACGGATCCCTCCACCCTGCCGGAGACACTGACCATCGCCTACCTGGGTTCCCCCGGACGGAGTTCACCATGTCCGTGGGAGATGAGCCCATTCCCCTGA